One window from the genome of Bdellovibrionales bacterium encodes:
- a CDS encoding lysophospholipid acyltransferase family protein, with protein MRKYLLGFLVWFIYRTISLTWRVRLIEPEPLKQAIRDRKPFLMAHWHGDEIALIQLCRRYHIATMSSQSKDGQMMSVILRLLGAKTTAGSSTRGGVGGLKGLIRLMREGHSCSFAVDGPKGPIYKVKPGVFELSRLSDSPIYYCGVSVDRAIYFPKAWNKTFFPKPFAKVVIQWHGPLPPTTKDQDPRDPKLAEQLETLLHSAKEQALKVIAES; from the coding sequence TTGAGAAAATATCTTTTAGGCTTCTTAGTCTGGTTCATCTATCGCACCATTTCACTGACGTGGCGGGTGCGACTTATTGAACCAGAACCTTTGAAGCAAGCTATTCGTGATAGAAAACCTTTTTTGATGGCACACTGGCATGGTGATGAGATTGCTCTCATCCAACTTTGCCGTCGCTATCATATTGCTACGATGTCTTCGCAATCGAAAGACGGGCAGATGATGTCTGTGATTCTCAGACTTCTCGGTGCAAAAACCACGGCAGGTTCATCCACACGCGGTGGAGTCGGCGGACTCAAAGGTTTAATTCGCCTCATGCGCGAAGGACACAGTTGCAGTTTTGCTGTCGATGGCCCCAAGGGACCCATCTACAAAGTAAAGCCCGGTGTGTTTGAGCTCTCTAGACTTTCGGACAGCCCGATTTACTACTGTGGAGTTAGTGTAGATCGCGCAATTTATTTTCCAAAAGCGTGGAATAAAACTTTCTTTCCCAAACCATTCGCGAAGGTCGTTATTCAGTGGCACGGACCACTTCCTCCTACGACGAAAGACCAGGATCCTCGCGATCCAAAACTCGCTGAACAACTCGAAACTTTGCTACACAGCGCAAAAGAACAAGCCCTTAAAGTCATTGCTGAATCTTAA
- a CDS encoding electron transfer flavoprotein subunit alpha/FixB family protein, which produces MSKVFVFAEHKNGALKRGAMELLQAAAKSGNTVVGMAVGTGADKAAAEMGHHGATEVHILKDASLDAYNSELYAAAVASVLEKVQPQILLASATSTGRDLFPRIAARMKTGIASDCTELNISGDNVTAKKPMYSGKAFANVAFENSPLKIVLMRANQLPVAAADGSKTATVIEQTLAKPDLKTLVKEIVKGTSEKLDLTEANIIVSGGRGLKEAGNFKLLNDLADVLGATVGASRAVVDAGWVSHGMQVGQTGKTVAPTLYIAVGVSGAIQHLAGMSGSKVIVAINNDPNAPIFQKATYGIVGDLFDVVPKLTEEFKKVLKH; this is translated from the coding sequence ATGTCTAAAGTATTCGTATTTGCAGAACACAAAAATGGTGCTTTGAAACGTGGTGCGATGGAGCTTTTGCAGGCAGCTGCAAAGTCCGGCAACACGGTTGTTGGTATGGCTGTTGGCACCGGCGCTGATAAAGCAGCCGCTGAAATGGGCCATCACGGAGCAACAGAAGTTCACATCCTCAAAGATGCGAGCCTCGATGCTTATAACTCAGAACTTTACGCAGCAGCCGTTGCTTCTGTTCTTGAAAAAGTTCAACCGCAAATCTTGTTGGCATCTGCGACAAGCACGGGCCGTGATCTTTTCCCAAGAATTGCTGCTCGTATGAAAACAGGTATTGCGTCTGATTGCACAGAGCTCAACATCTCTGGCGACAACGTCACAGCAAAAAAACCTATGTACTCTGGTAAAGCTTTTGCAAACGTCGCTTTTGAAAACAGCCCGCTCAAAATCGTTTTGATGCGCGCTAATCAATTGCCCGTAGCAGCGGCAGACGGCTCAAAAACAGCGACTGTTATTGAGCAGACTCTTGCAAAGCCAGACTTGAAAACTTTGGTAAAAGAAATCGTTAAGGGCACTTCTGAAAAGTTGGATTTAACGGAAGCAAACATCATCGTTTCTGGTGGCCGCGGCTTGAAAGAAGCCGGCAACTTTAAGCTTTTGAATGACCTTGCGGACGTTTTGGGCGCAACAGTGGGCGCGTCTCGCGCGGTTGTCGATGCTGGCTGGGTTTCGCACGGTATGCAAGTAGGTCAAACGGGTAAAACTGTAGCGCCAACTTTGTACATCGCTGTGGGTGTTTCCGGCGCGATTCAACACTTGGCTGGTATGAGTGGCAGCAAGGTGATCGTTGCGATCAATAACGATCCAAATGCTCCGATCTTCCAAAAAGCGACTTATGGTATCGTCGGCGATCTTTTCGACGTTGTTCCTAAGCTCACTGAAGAATTCAAAAAAGTTCTTAAGCACTAG
- a CDS encoding electron transfer flavoprotein subunit beta/FixA family protein: MKIFVCIKQVPDTETKIKIGPDASSIDTNGIKWVINPYDEYAIEEAVKYREANAGTQVFALSVGPNKRVSESLRTALAMGADEGIVVNAPENIDSYSTARALAEVIKAEGGADLIFTGKLAIDDNASSVSQMVAEFLGMPHATVVSKFSMSPEGVTVERDIEGGAKEVLGLKAPAVVGANKGLNTPRYASLPGIMKAKKKILKEIEFASLNIPATDTKVKYTQLSLPAEKPAVKMIAGDSSAQVAELVKLLRDEAKVL; encoded by the coding sequence ATGAAAATTTTTGTTTGTATTAAGCAAGTTCCGGACACGGAAACAAAGATTAAAATTGGCCCCGATGCCTCTTCTATCGACACAAATGGCATCAAATGGGTCATCAATCCTTACGACGAGTACGCTATCGAAGAAGCTGTTAAATACCGTGAGGCCAATGCTGGCACTCAAGTATTTGCTCTGAGCGTAGGTCCTAATAAGCGCGTTTCTGAGTCCTTGAGAACTGCTCTCGCTATGGGTGCCGATGAAGGTATCGTGGTGAATGCTCCTGAAAACATCGACTCTTATTCAACAGCTCGAGCTTTGGCAGAAGTCATCAAAGCTGAAGGCGGCGCTGATTTGATCTTCACTGGCAAACTCGCAATCGATGACAATGCTTCTTCAGTAAGCCAAATGGTTGCTGAGTTCTTAGGCATGCCACACGCAACGGTGGTTTCTAAGTTCTCTATGTCTCCAGAGGGTGTGACTGTAGAACGCGACATCGAAGGTGGCGCAAAAGAAGTTTTGGGTTTGAAAGCTCCAGCAGTTGTTGGCGCAAACAAAGGCCTCAATACTCCTCGCTACGCAAGCTTGCCTGGTATCATGAAAGCGAAGAAAAAGATTTTGAAAGAAATCGAATTCGCTTCTTTGAACATTCCTGCAACTGACACAAAAGTTAAATACACTCAACTCAGCCTCCCTGCGGAAAAACCAGCTGTGAAAATGATCGCTGGCGATTCTTCAGCTCAAGTTGCTGAACTTGTGAAACTGCTTCGTGACGAAGCGAAAGTATTGTAG
- a CDS encoding succinate dehydrogenase cytochrome b subunit: MGLAGLIWAGFVFTHMAGNLLIFVGSDAYNLYSYTLTSNKLLIVAEAVLVLALVAHVCLAISLTMANRAAGGGAGRYAVKAKEKKARFASTWMGVQGSIILAFVILHLATFKYGTHYETTVNGVVMRDLFKLMIEVFQNPGYVVWYLVALVLLAFHLSHGVGSVFQSFGWMNGRHQPMLRKLSAIYAIVVAAGFIAQPLYIFLFLKG, from the coding sequence ATGGGGTTGGCAGGTCTGATTTGGGCGGGTTTTGTTTTCACCCATATGGCCGGCAACCTTCTTATCTTTGTAGGCTCTGACGCCTACAACTTGTACAGCTACACACTGACTAGTAACAAGCTTTTGATCGTCGCTGAGGCGGTTTTGGTTTTGGCGCTGGTAGCCCATGTGTGCTTGGCGATCAGCCTGACAATGGCCAATCGAGCTGCCGGTGGCGGCGCTGGCCGATACGCAGTGAAGGCGAAAGAGAAAAAAGCCCGCTTCGCATCCACTTGGATGGGAGTTCAGGGTTCAATTATCTTAGCTTTCGTGATTCTTCACTTGGCTACTTTCAAATACGGTACTCATTATGAAACGACGGTCAATGGTGTTGTCATGAGAGACCTCTTTAAACTCATGATCGAAGTCTTCCAAAACCCAGGCTATGTTGTTTGGTACTTGGTGGCTTTGGTGTTGTTGGCGTTCCACTTGAGCCACGGCGTTGGTTCTGTGTTCCAATCCTTTGGTTGGATGAACGGCCGTCACCAGCCGATGCTTCGCAAGCTCAGCGCTATCTACGCCATCGTCGTAGCGGCGGGGTTTATCGCGCAACCCCTTTACATTTTTCTTTTCTTGAAGGGCTAG